The window GGCTGGTACACGGAAAACTACGCCGCCTCCATCCCGACCGCACTCGCGCACGGAGCGCTGGTCGGTGGCGCCGACGAGGGCCGCATTTCCTCCGCAGCCCGCACCGACTACGCCGAGGCCGCCGCCATCGTGCTGACCCGCCCGGTCGAACCCGGCAGCATCTACGAGCTCGCCGGAGACAGCGCCTACACCCTCGCGGACCTCGCCGCGGAGGTCTCGCGCCAGAGCGGGAAGGACATCCCCTATCGCGACCTGACGGAGGAGGCCTACCGCACGCTACTCATCGGAGCCGGGCTACCGGAGGCCTTTGCGAGCCTCCTCGCCGACAGCGATGCCGCGGCGTCGAGGGGCGCGCTTTTCGATGACTCGGGCGAACTCGGCACCCTCCTCGGCCGCCCCACCACCCCGCTCGCGGAGACCGTGCGGCAGACGCTTGGAAAGGACTGAGAGCCATGCCATCGGGCAAGGCGCGCGACCGGGGGATGACCATGTGACTACCAAGGGATTGCAGGGCGCGGAAACCGTCTAACGAAACGGATTTCCCCCTTGCTGCGCAGCACGGGGCTTCCTAGCTTGCGCGTCCTATGAGTCGGAGCCTTTTCCGTTTCCCCGGTCGCGCTGGACTGTTGGCCTGCGCCCTGTGCATGGCCGGTCTCTCCGTCACTGCCCAGGAGCAGCCGGGCCCCATGACTCCGGCGAAGGACGCGCCGTCGAATTTCGACCCCTCCGACGTCTATTTCCAAGGCTGGTTGCTCTACCGCGACTCGGAGAAGCTGCAGGCCGAGAAGAAGCACGCGGAGGCGCTGGAAAAGCTGCTTCGCGCCCGCCAGCTTTTCGAGAGCGTCTCCTCCTACTACCCTCTCTGGAAGCCGGACATGGTGAAAGGCCGCCGCTCCCGCACCCAAGAGGACATCGACCGCGTCGCCCCGCTGGCGATGGAGGAAAACCGGGTGAAGAATCAGGCCATCGCCGAGCTTGAGGGTGGATCGCGAACCGGCGTCATCGAGGGCGAGCCACCCCGCCCCCTCGACAGCGGCCTGCCGGTCGCCCCGATCCAGCCGATCCGCGAGATCGAGACGCTGGAGACCCGCCGTATCGCCGAACTTGAAAGCCGGGTGCAGGAACT of the Luteolibacter flavescens genome contains:
- a CDS encoding SDR family oxidoreductase → MIAITGATGQLGRLVIDHLLARVPASNLVAIVRDPAKAADIAARGVTVRQADYSDPASLATALSGIEKLLLISSNEVGNRTNQHAHVIDAAKSAGVKFLAYTSVLHADRSQLGLAEEHRQTEAYLTASGLPFAILRNGWYTENYAASIPTALAHGALVGGADEGRISSAARTDYAEAAAIVLTRPVEPGSIYELAGDSAYTLADLAAEVSRQSGKDIPYRDLTEEAYRTLLIGAGLPEAFASLLADSDAAASRGALFDDSGELGTLLGRPTTPLAETVRQTLGKD